The DNA window aaaacaaaatccatagaaatgctatctcACTTTCACTCAGGAATGGACAAtagttgcatcaaaccagacgatttctgatgttcaatctttaacttctgacaagtcaaacacgaatacacaaattctgcaatatccttcttcatacctcgccacaaaaataactttctcaagtcttaatacatcttagtagcaccaggataattactcaaccacttcGATGCCCTGCatccaaaaattctctttttcaaatccgaaacatcAGGAATACATATTCAATCACGATatctcatgacaccgttctcaCCAATTcgaaaattatcaccttatcctcgatcaatcaatgtcatcttgtcaaccaatttcaaatccgatttctgaccttctctaatctcataaagaataccacaagtaagtttcaacataccaaactcaaatctcgaaattattccaacaatttcaattcttgaatcatcaacatagacatatacAATTATTTCAtactcaatgcattggctacaacgttCGCTTCTATCAGAtgttaattcaaaccaaaatcccagtcttcaagaattccaaccatcttctctgtctcatattcaactctttctgatcaagcaaatacttcaaactcttgtagtcactatacacatcgaatctcgatccaaataagtagtgccttcaaagttttaaaacaaaaacaacggcggccaactcaaaatcttgcgtcagataattcctgtcatgaatcttaagttgccttgaagcataagctacaacttgtcctttttgcttaaacaaaaagccttgcaaaaccttccttcttcttaaccaacaaaaacagatgcaCCTCACAGAGACACACTCGAACAAATCAACCTCTCCTCAtacaaatcttcaagttgactcttcaactctttcaacatcagaggcagacatcctatatggggccatcgatacaggactagttccaggaactaaatcgatcgaaaactcaacttttctttccGGCGGTAattcacttacatcttcaggaaacacttatgcaaatgcgccaaCTATCGACAATTCCTCAATCGTTCtttcctcatgaacatccaaagttgcaaacaacctaaacaacatcgcaccatcttgcacatactcattcacttccaatattatcaagttggtaagacaagtctatcccattccaatacgattccgtctactatcaacaagagattaagggtgatcagttcctcaatttgtcaatagatagccggcaaccataatggtagcgtaaaccatcgttactcaactgcaatagaatcctttacgtcacTAAAAGTATCATACTTCAAtaactcccaaaatcatctgaacatgctaacacacaccttgtgataacattagaacataattcctttacaccattatcaacactttttattcttgaaatcatactcgtcccttcgcatttctaactccgacttgaacgttccaacaacttcgacaacttttccaatctcttgccaaggatcccttgacaaggtctaccgtAATCCGTCTCTTAATCATTATTCTTACgtcaacatcctacgcaacggttacttaaactgataacttcacagtccaccaataatgctgaatatggcaacttcctaaattccatcttataacaattatccttactccaagacgttccgacttgttaaacaaccaaaatcttaaatccatgttaccttcgaattcgaaaaccaacaaacttctacattACTTGCTTTGTCTCCTTAAGCAATATATTGCACCAAcaacttgcaactgaaacatatccgagaagcacagcttctcccccacttcacTCAAACTAACCCTACAACAAaacgaacaagtaccaacagtgtttcacacacatgtcgcgtactaaggaataaaacactaacaattcaactgtcacacaactcaactgactagACAACTTGGCcgaacggaccgacctgctctgataccactaatgtaacaccccaaattctacccgaaaatatcatgcgagaaatcagagtattttaaaaactatcaacaagcatttgggatatcacatttccttcatataaacaactcataaacatatacatagcactttaatctcagagaagcacaaaacaacttataacagctcttagataAATCAACTTcgttttaatatgcagcggaatcataacattcagctTTATAAACAAACCATCATATTTAATCGGAacaaacttcaaacatcatagtacttctcattatccaatttggaactcaacaactaaaacatgaacaacatagaaacaacaatatagacaaccccccgagtgctacgtattagagcgacacaccaaccggacacgatgaagctacaaactttcatagctatacttgagtacctgcccatttcccatggtaggggaaacatcagcagaaggggtgagatatcaaacattataaaggaaagtatgataatacatatagcaaaggtaaaatcatacacaattcaccacttctcaatataagcaatttgcatcacaacaataatgttaactatcaactataacaatgtattcaagtttacaagtatgtcattcaagcacataataacatacacttcataatcacaacgtaaattaatacaactatcaacaatggaaaaacatggttcatatattccacatatatacatatatcattaatacatatatatatatatatatatatatatatatatatatatatatatatatatatatatatatatatatatatatatatatatatatttgcattctcatcatatgcgtttcatttacatatatcacatctacacacatcaacaattcatatcaaatgaattcaactttGCAAACTATGCATTCACATATCATAGCATTCACTTCATAAACACAATAATtcaaaatgcgactcaactgtgcatatgcatgtggtaccaatcggagcttcagcccctgTCACCGAGTGCATAATCACATTTATCAAATTCTCCGGAATATGAATTTCTTGTAAGGTCCTCCATATAAACTCCCAGCTTAATTTGTCATAAGCTTTTGCTAAGTCAACCTTTATAGAAAAGGCACTCTGCCTTCCTTTCATTCTTTCCATAGTGTGCATGGCTTCTCTATCAATGAAGATATTTTCATTAATGAGCCTGCCTGGTACAAACCCAGTTTGATAAGGAGAGACCAGAGTGTTCATGTGGCTTTTGAATCTTCCTACAACAATTTTACTCAATACCTTATAAATAATGTTACAAAGAGAAATTGGTTTATATTGAGAAACCATGTTGGGATTATCAACCTTGGGAATTAAACAAATGTCTGTTTTGTTCACATGTTCAATCTCCCTGGGGTTATTTCACATTTTGCTCACAAACTCGCACACCGTATCTCCAACAACTCCCCGAGATTTTTGACAAAATCCCACCGGAAATCCATCTGGGCCAGGAGCTTTCCACGATTTCATATCAAACATAACTTTCCTGATTTCCTCTTTACTAATATTATTCCCCGTCTTCACTAACTCTTCCTCCAGAATAGATTTAAAAGTTATCATTGTCTGACTCCAATAACTCCATTTATCACCAATGGAAAACAACTTCTGAAACTTTTCGTTCACATGCTTTTTAATTTTCTCACTATCATCAATCCATTCTCCATTATCATCCTTAATCATAATGATTTTATTCTTTCTCCTTCTGTTAACAGTCTTTAAATGATAATATTTTGTGTTTCGATCATCGTCCACAAGCCACATAGTTCTCGACCTCTGGAACCACATGAGTTCCTCTTGTCTCAAAATATTCTTCAGCTCCTCCTGTAACTTTTTTTCCAACCTTATCAATCCTCTGTATTTCTCTTTTGAATGCTTCGCTGATTACCATCCAACGTTGCCATTAAACCTTTTTTTTACCTTCTAAACATGTTGAATGCAACACTCTTTCCATTCTTTAGCATCACTTTGGATGCACCGGATATTTTGCACAAGATCCACATTATTCCTCCAAAATCCACACAGCCTATCAATATAATTATTCTCTAACATCTATTCACTTTCGAACCTAAACGGTT is part of the Vicia villosa cultivar HV-30 ecotype Madison, WI linkage group LG2, Vvil1.0, whole genome shotgun sequence genome and encodes:
- the LOC131651499 gene encoding uncharacterized protein LOC131651499, whose translation is MEACNLSDLGTKGSLYTWRGPIFNGGQRIYERLDMAISNEDWRLMFTEAQVKVLNRVYYSYHHPIVVSLDNDFVEKIPKPFRFETKHSKEKYRGLIRLEKKLQEELKNILRQEELMWFQRSRTMWLVDDDRNTKYYHLKTVNRRRKNKIIMIKDDNGEWIDDSEKIKKHVNEKFQKLFSIGDKWSYWSQTMITFKSILEEELVKTGNNISKEEIRKVMFDMKSWKAPGPDGFPVGFCQKSRGVVGDTVCEFVSKM